Part of the Subtercola frigoramans genome, AAAGGTCAAGCCACTCTTGGTTCTTGTGTGCGTGGTGCTGGTGGGTGGGTTGTCACTGCTGCTCGGCCACAGCGCGCTCGACGCCTTCAGCACGTCGCTCATCATCGCTCTCATCGGCTTGTCTTTCGTGGTTGCGACCGGCTATGCAGGGGAGCTCTCGCTCGCACAGTATGCGCTGGCCGGAATCGGGGCGCTCGTCGCCGCGAAAGCCGCTGCCGACTTTGGTGTTCCGTTCGTTGTGGCACTGCTCATCGGCGCTCTCTCGGGGCTGATTTCGGGAACGATTGTCGGAATCCTGTCGCTCCGGGTGCGGGGTGACGTTGTCGCCATCATCTCCGTCGGCCTGGCGCTCGCGTTGCAGGCTCTTGTTCTGGAGAACCCGTCTCTCACAGGCGGAATCAGCGGAATCTCCGTGCCGTCTCCGAGTCTCTTCGGAATCAGCGTCGATGCCGTGCAGTATCCCGAACGATTCGCACTTGTCTGTGCTGCTGTACTCGTGGTGTGCAGCCTCGTCGTCGCGAACATTCGGCGTGGGGCATCTGGGCGGCGAATGCTGGCCACCCGGTCGGGAGAGCGCGCTGCACTGAGCCTCGGCATCTCGACTCGAGGTGCGCGCCTCTACGGGCTTGCCGTCGCGGGTGCCCTCGCCGGAACCGCGGGCGCCCTACTGGCGTTCCGCCAGCCGACCGTGGTTTTCAGCGGATTCACCGTCGACGCGTCGATGACGCTGTTGGGCGCGGTCGTCCTGGGTGGTGTCGGCTATCTTGCCGCGGGAGTGCTCGGCGGCTTCGCCGTGACGGGAGGATTCGTCTATTACCTGATGAGCCTGTCTGGTCTGCAACAGTTTCTGCCTCTGATTCTGGGGCTCGCCCTGCTTGTGAACCTGGTGACGGTGCCCGACGGCGCAATTCCGGCGAACGCACGGCTCCTCGCTGTGCTGACGCGCCGACTGCGACCGATCAGCCCATCACCGAGAACGCGTCGTCCCAGCGGCCGGAACACCGTATTGCCGCCTGCGATCGCCGCGCACGAATCGTCGGCCAGGCCTGGAGAGACGCTGACGCTCGCAGGGCTCAGCGTTGAATTCGGAGGCATCCGTGCACTGCACGACGTCTCGATGACGATCGAGCCTGGACGGGTGGAAGGCCTCATCGGCCCGAACGGCGCCGGCAAGACCACCCTCATCGATGCTGTAACTGGCATCACCCGGGGTTACACCGGCAGAATCTCGCTGGGAGCCGCCGCGATCGATCGACTCTCACCGGCAGAACGGGCGCGAAAGGGACTCGGCCGCACGCTGCAGGGTCTGGAACTGTTCGAGGAACTCACCGTGCGCGAGAATCTGATCGTCGGATCTGATGCCCGGGCGTGGCGGGCCTATGCGACCGATCTCGTGCATCCCGGGCGGGCGACGATGAGCAGCGCGGCCTTGGATGCGGTCGAGAGGTTTGGTCTGACCGATGACCTGGACGTATTGCCCGGAGCGCTGCCCTATGGCCGTCGTCGGCTGGTAGCGATCGCTCGATCGATTGCAGCACGACCGTCTGTTCTATTGCTCGATGAGCCGGCCGCCGGTCTTTCGGCGACAGAGCGCGTCGAACTGGGGGAGCTCATCAGGGAGATGGCCGACTCGTGGAAGATCGCTGTGCTTCTCGTCGAGCATGACGTCGATCTCGTAATGCGCATCTGCGACCACATCACTGTTCTGGAGTACGGCAAGGTCATCGCGCACGGTGTGCCAGAAGTCGTGCGCGAGAATGACGAAGTCCGACGAGCATTTCTCGGCCAGGAGGCAACGGTATGAAGATCACGAACCGAGAGGTGCAGCCCATAGTGACACCTGGCGGGTCGGCTGGCACGCGCCTCGCTCTGGAGAATGTCTCTGCCGGCTACGGTCACGTCGAAGTTCTTCGCGACATCTCGCTCCATGTGGCCGCTGGCGAGATCGTCGCGCTGTTGGGCCGAAATGGTGCAGGCAAGAGCACGACACTTGCAACCATCGCCGGATTGATAGCACCGAGAGCCGGACGGGTGATTCTGAATGGGGAGGTTCGTACTGACTCGACGGCGCGCCGCGTGCATTCGGGCCTGGCCTATGTCGTAGAAGAACGCGGAGTGCTGCTCGGGCTCACTGCCGCACAGAACCTGAGGCTGGGCCGGGGGAGTATCGAGGACGCCTTGTCGTATTTCCCAGAGATCGAGCCTCACCTCGGACGCACCGCTGGTCTTCTCTCGGGCGGGCAACAGCAGATGCTCGCGGTGGCGAGAGCCCTCGCCAGCAACCCGGATGTTCTGCTGATCGACGAACTCTCTCTGGGGCTCGCGCCGATGTTCGTCCAGCGGCTTCTCGAGAGCCTTCGCCGCGCGCGTGATGAAGGCGTTGCGATCCTCTTGGTCGAGCAGCATGCGCAGACCGCGTTGAATGTGGCCGATCGGGCGTATGTTCTCGCCCAGGGGCAGGTAGTACTGACGGGGACTGCCGAGCATCTGCTCTCGGACTTCAACCGTGTTGAAAGCGCCTATCTGGGCGTCAGCTGAATCGGAAGACGCCAGGATTCTGCCTGGCCCGCGTGGTCGTCAAGCCCCTTTTTCTCTATCCCGTCTTCGCGTAGACCAGACTCAGGAGAACGTGCAACGACGGAGAGGGGAAGACATGTCAACCAATCACCGCATTCTGAAGTGTTCGCCCGATGATGTGTTCGCCGTCATTGCGAACGGCTGGTATTTTCCCACCTGGGTTGTCGGCGCGTCCCGCATGCGAGACGTCGATGCGTCGTGGCCGCACACAGGCTCCCGGCTGCGACATTCGTTCGGGGTGTGGCCAGCACTGATCAACGACGCGACCACGTCTTTGCAGTGGGATCCGCCGCGTCGAGTCGTGATGCAGCCGAAAGGCTGGCCCGTCGGGGAGGCTCGGGTCGTGATCGAGGTCGAGCCGCATTCGGCTGGGTGTCGCGTGACGATCGTCGAGAACGCGGTGAAGGGGCCGGGCACACTGGTGCCGGGCATCCTGATGAATGCCCTGCTGTTCATCCGCAACATCGAGACGCTGCGCCGGCTTGCCTTCATGGCTGAAGCGCAAGCCGGCGGTGAACTGCCCTCCTCCCACACGCCGACAGAGGATGATCGGACCCCGCCGAAGCGCGCATCGAGGGGCATTCTGCGTCGCGCTCTTCTCTACGGTCTGGTGGCCGTGTTGTTCTTCAGCGCCGTCTCAGCCGCGACGCCTCCGCAGAACGGTTTGCGACGCACGCTCACGCGGATGGGACACTGACGCCGGCCGATCCCAGCAGAGGATCAGTGCAGCATCGCGCGAAGAGCCTCGAGCTGTTCGATACGAGCCGTGGTGGTCTGTGCGAGAGTCGAAACGGAGACGGTGGTCACGCCGGAGTCGCGTAGTGCGGCTACCCGCTCACGGACCTGCGATTCAGTGCCGATGAGAGAGGTGCCCGTCACCAGGTCCTCTGGCAGTGCGCTGATCGCTTCGGCTTTCCGGCCCGTCAGATACAGCTCCTGCACCATGGCCGCCTCTGGGCCGAAGCCGTACCCGGTGGCGAGATCGTTGTAGAAGTTCGCACCGCGTGCGCCCATGCCCCCGACGTAGAGGGCGACCGTCTGGCGGTACGTCTCCAATGCTTCGTCGACGTCGTCACCGATGTAGAAGGGCATCTTGGCGATGATGTCCAGTGGCTTGAGCTCGGGGGAGCGAAGTGTCGCTCCCTGAGCGAGGGCCCCACCCCAGGCGGCAGCCGATTTCTCGGGGTGGAAGAAGATCGGCACCCAACCGTCGGCGATCTCTGCCGCCTGCGTGACGGCCTTCGGGGTCAGGGCGGCGATCGTGATCGGGATCGATGAGCGCACTGGGTGATTGACGAGTTTGAGGGGCTTGCCGAGGCCGCGGCCCCTGTCTGACCCCAGAGGCGCCTGGTAGTAGGTCCCCTGGTGGTCGAGCGGCTCGCGACGCCA contains:
- a CDS encoding branched-chain amino acid ABC transporter permease/ATP-binding protein; the protein is MDDFLKFALLGIGIGAIYGLTAQGLVLIFLSSRVLNFSQGAIALVAAYAYSEATRAGAPLGVAALAALLIAGALGAVIELTVMRPLRHASTITRLVATIAVLTVIQSVAALYYGDATQFVGGLLPTTPLRLSGTLLIGTDRAIVLAIGILVTIALTWYVRRTRLGLATLGTAENPVAVEVLGWSSRRVSLVNWVMGATLAGLAGVLIAPMNGISVTGMGQIVYCALAAALIGGFRSFGWAMGGGLVLGVAQAEAVRIHGDVGWSTAIPFIVIVAAILIRGDVIRGRGGRREQLPAVGTGKVKPLLVLVCVVLVGGLSLLLGHSALDAFSTSLIIALIGLSFVVATGYAGELSLAQYALAGIGALVAAKAAADFGVPFVVALLIGALSGLISGTIVGILSLRVRGDVVAIISVGLALALQALVLENPSLTGGISGISVPSPSLFGISVDAVQYPERFALVCAAVLVVCSLVVANIRRGASGRRMLATRSGERAALSLGISTRGARLYGLAVAGALAGTAGALLAFRQPTVVFSGFTVDASMTLLGAVVLGGVGYLAAGVLGGFAVTGGFVYYLMSLSGLQQFLPLILGLALLVNLVTVPDGAIPANARLLAVLTRRLRPISPSPRTRRPSGRNTVLPPAIAAHESSARPGETLTLAGLSVEFGGIRALHDVSMTIEPGRVEGLIGPNGAGKTTLIDAVTGITRGYTGRISLGAAAIDRLSPAERARKGLGRTLQGLELFEELTVRENLIVGSDARAWRAYATDLVHPGRATMSSAALDAVERFGLTDDLDVLPGALPYGRRRLVAIARSIAARPSVLLLDEPAAGLSATERVELGELIREMADSWKIAVLLVEHDVDLVMRICDHITVLEYGKVIAHGVPEVVRENDEVRRAFLGQEATV
- a CDS encoding ABC transporter ATP-binding protein gives rise to the protein MKITNREVQPIVTPGGSAGTRLALENVSAGYGHVEVLRDISLHVAAGEIVALLGRNGAGKSTTLATIAGLIAPRAGRVILNGEVRTDSTARRVHSGLAYVVEERGVLLGLTAAQNLRLGRGSIEDALSYFPEIEPHLGRTAGLLSGGQQQMLAVARALASNPDVLLIDELSLGLAPMFVQRLLESLRRARDEGVAILLVEQHAQTALNVADRAYVLAQGQVVLTGTAEHLLSDFNRVESAYLGVS
- a CDS encoding SRPBCC family protein; amino-acid sequence: MSTNHRILKCSPDDVFAVIANGWYFPTWVVGASRMRDVDASWPHTGSRLRHSFGVWPALINDATTSLQWDPPRRVVMQPKGWPVGEARVVIEVEPHSAGCRVTIVENAVKGPGTLVPGILMNALLFIRNIETLRRLAFMAEAQAGGELPSSHTPTEDDRTPPKRASRGILRRALLYGLVAVLFFSAVSAATPPQNGLRRTLTRMGH
- a CDS encoding LLM class F420-dependent oxidoreductase, producing METTAAPPRLGVVFGYSGEFAETAHEAVEYERIGVDLLTVAEAYSFDAVSQLGYLAAKTTSITLASGILPIYSRTPALLAMTAAGLDFVSGGRFELGLGSSGPQVIEGFHGVPFSAPLGRIRENVEICRTVWRREPLDHQGTYYQAPLGSDRGRGLGKPLKLVNHPVRSSIPITIAALTPKAVTQAAEIADGWVPIFFHPEKSAAAWGGALAQGATLRSPELKPLDIIAKMPFYIGDDVDEALETYRQTVALYVGGMGARGANFYNDLATGYGFGPEAAMVQELYLTGRKAEAISALPEDLVTGTSLIGTESQVRERVAALRDSGVTTVSVSTLAQTTTARIEQLEALRAMLH